A window of Halogeometricum sp. S1BR25-6 genomic DNA:
CGCTGGCCGCTCACGCGCTTGACCTCGTCGCGTTCGGAGTGGAGCGCACCGACCCACTCGGTCTCGTACTCGACGCCCTCCTCTTCGAGGGCGTCGTGGACTTTCTCACAGTACGGACAGCCGTCCAGAGCGTACAGCGTGATGCTCATGGGGAGACGTTCGGACTCCGCGCGCAAAGAGATTTGGCCGCCGGCAGCGCCCGTCCGCGTTCCCCGCCGACACCTCGGAACGCCCCCGAAACCTCACGAACGACCGGAACGAACGCTCTCGCGTGTCAGAAGCGTTAATCGGGGCGTTCGAGTAGGACGTGTATGATCGACGTCGAGGAGACCTACATCGAGAACCGCGTCCTGGTCCACCCGAACGACACGAACAACTACGACATGGCCCACGGCGGCAACGTGATGAAGTGGATGGACGAGGTGGGGGCGATGTCCGCGATGCGCTTTGCGGGCGAGACGTGCGTCACGGCGCGGATGGAGAGCGTGAACTTCCACCGTCCCATTCCGCGCGGCGACGCCGCCCTCATCGAGTCGTACGTCTACGAGGCCGGACAGACCAGTGTGAAGGTCCGCCTCCGCGTCTTCCGGGAGGACCCCCTTACCGGCGACACGGAACTCACCACCGAATCGTACTTCGTCTACGTCGCCGTCGACGAGGACGGCGACCCGACGGAGGTGCCCGAACTGGAGACGAACACCGAGTACGGTCGCGAACTCGTCGAAACCGCCCTCGAAGGCGAAAAGGAGTCGAACGGACACGACGAGTAGCGGAGAGCGAGGAGAGCACGCCCCGCCGCACCTCGAATCTCGTGTTCGATAACTGCGGCGCACCGTTTATGTTCTACAGTGACAAGTCGAATTCGAAGAGGAAACCCGTGACCGGACCACTCAGCACGCTCGTCGAGGAAGTCGAAGCGTCCTCGCAGACGCTCTCCATCGTCAACTACGGCGGCTCCGAGGCGGCGACAGACCGCATCGTATCGTACTTCGAACCCCAACACGTGGCGGTGAGAGACGGCGTGTCGGCGCCGTCGCTCCCCGCCGACTTCGCCGTGTTGCACGACGGCGACTCGTTCGTCGCCGCCGCCGCGGTGGCCGATATCGACTGCCACCTCTCCGGGGAGAGCTACCTCGAAGACGGCGGCTTCGGATTCGCCGAACGACCCGCCATCCTCCGGCACGTCGACGACCGAACCTTCACGAGTTACGACCGCCGCCGGATGACGCTCGCCTCCCGTGAGATAGAGTCCTACGCCTACCACGCCGGCGGAGGTGAGATTCACGCCGGCTTCCAACGTTTCTCGATTCTGCGTCCACAGACGCGGATATACGAGCGAATCGACGAGGCGGGCGTCGACGTGCACGCCTACGGCGCCCCCGACGCGAACGCCCCCGAACCCGTGGTCGCGCACCCTTCCGAGGACGCGGAGATTCTGGGCTCGTGGTTCGTCGTCTACGAGGGCGACGGCCCGGGCGACGCGCGCGCCCTCGTCGCCGTCGAGACGGACGCCGGCGCGGGAGAGTTCTCCGGGTTCTGGACGTACGAGACCGAGACGGTCGAGACCGTTCTCGAACGCCTCCGCGCGGAGTACCCCGCGACGACCGACGCCCCCGCGCCGACCGGCGACTGAGCCGACCGTCCGGGGACGCTCGACGCCCTCGCGAACGCTGCGACGCGAGCGCCCGGTTCTCCGCCAGCGTTTGCCACCTCGCGAACGACTTTTGCGGTCGACGCCGGACGCGGGTACGTGCCCCTCACCATCGGAATCCACCCGTCCGTCGCCCGCATCGTGCCGCCCGAACGCCTCGAATCGGAACTGACTGACGCCGCCCCCGAGGCGACCGTTCGCGTCCTCGACGGTCACGGCGACGGCAGGGGCGGCAGGGACGTGACCGTCGACCCGGCTTCCGTCGGCGACTCGATAGACGTCGTCGCCTCGTTCGGCTTCGAGGAATGGTTCCTCGACGCCGGTCTCGAGTGGGTCCACGTCGTCCGCGCCGGTCACGACGAGTTCCCGGTCGAGGCCCTCCGCGACCGGGGAATCGCGCTGACGAACAGTTCCGGCATCCACGGCGCGCCCGTCGGCGAAACGGTACTGGGCTACATGCTCCAGTTCGCCCACGGCCTGCACCGCTACCGCGACGACCAACTCGACCGCGAGTGGAACCCGCGGCCGTGGGGCGAGTCGTTCACACTGGAGGGCGAACGCGTCTGCGTCGTGGGACTGGGTACCCTCGGACGCGGTATCGCTCGCCGCGCGGACGCCATCGGGATGTCGGTGACCGGCGTGCGCCGGACGCCCGCGCCCGTCGACCACGTCGCGGAGCGGTACTCGCCCGAGAACCTCCGGGAGGCGGTCTCGGACGCGCGGTTCGTCGTGCTCGCGGTTCCCCTGAACCCGGCGACGGAAGGGTTGTTCGGCGCCGAGGAACTGGCGGCGATGCGCGAAGACGCCTACCTCGTGAACGTCGCGCGCGGCCCCGTCGCGGACCAATCGGCCGTCGTCGACGCCCTCAAATCCGAGTCCATCGCCGGCGCCGCTCTGGACGTGACCGACCCCGAACCGCTCCCACAAGAGTCGCCGCTGTGGGGGATGGAGAACGTCGTCGTCACGCCGCACGCCTCGGCCGCCGACGAGGCGTTCCCCGAACGGGTCGCGGACATCGTCGGCGAGAACGTTCGCCGCCTCGAATCCGGCGAATCGCTGGCGAACCAGGTGGTCTGAGACCGAAGGGGTCGTCCGACTCAGTGTCCGATGGCCCACGGGTAGCCGCCGGTCGCCCGACTCCGGCGGGGGGCGCCGTTTCCGCTCCCGCCGGGCCCGCCCTCGTCCGAACCGGGAGCGTCGGCCGCGTCGACCGCGAGCACGTCGTCGACGCGGAGCACCGCCGAAACGGCCTCGAACGCCGTCGTGAGCGTCCGGTCGAGGACGGCCGACGGCTCCAGCACCCCGGCCTCGACCATCTCACGGAGCGCCCCCGACCGGCCGATACCGACGGTCGAGTCGCCCTCACTGTGCCGGGTCCTGAGTTCGACCAGCGAGTCGACGGGGTCGAGACCGGCGTTCGTCGCCAATTGGCGAGGTATCGCCTCCAGCGAGTCGGCGAACGCCTCGACGGCCGCCGCCTCTCGCCCGCCGACGCCCTCGGACCACGCGCCGAGGTCCCGCGCGAGGGCCGTCGCCGCCGCGCCGCCGCCGGGGAGGACGCCCTCGTCTCGGAGGGCGCGCCGGACGAGCGTCCGGCAGTCCTCGACGATGCGCTCCGTCTCCTCGGCGACGTGCGGCGTCCCGCCGCGGAGCAGCAGCGTCGCCCGCGACTCCCCGCGACCGCCCGTCACGACGAGCGTATCGGCCGTCCCGACGGTCCGCCGACGGACCTCGCCCGCGCGTCCCAGGCGCTCGGGGGAGAGGTCCGCGACGGCCATCGTCGGGTCCGCGTCCGTCGCGCGGGCGAGAGCGTCGAACTCGTCTCGCCGCGTGCGCTCGACGACCAACACGCCCGCGCGGGCGAGTTCCGACCGCACCGCCCCGTCGACGGACTTCTGACAGAACAGCGCGTCGGCGCCCGACCCCGAGACCGCCCGGACGGCGTCGGCGCGGACCGACCGCTCGTGTTCGCGCAGGGCGTCGAGTTCCTCGGGTCCGTCGAGACCGAGCGACCCGGCCCCGCGGGGCGTCTCGACGGCGAGTTCGGCGTCGAGCATCGCCACTCGCGCGTCGGCGAGCGTCCGCGGTCCCTCGACGGCGCCGTCCTCGACGCCCGTCGAGGAGGTGTCGGTGTCGACGAGGACGCCGTCGAGGAGCGTCGACTCCCGGAGTTCGCCACCCGGGTAGGCGCACAGGTCGAGACGGGCGTCGTCGAAGCCGACGGCGCGGAGGCCGGAGACGGCGAGGCCGGCGAACCGCTCGGCGGCCGCGTCGTCCCACCGACCCGTGACGGCCGTCTTCGCCACGCTTCGCAGGCGCTCCTCGTCGCCCTCCTCGACCGGAAGTTCGTAGGCGGGAAGCCGTTCGCGGGCGCGGGTCGCCGCCAGCGCGTACCCCTCGACGACCGTCGTCGGGTGGTAGCCGTCCGCGACGAGCGACGACGCCGCCGAGAGCAGTTCGTCGACGAGGAGCAGGGTCCCCGTCGCGCCGTCGCCGACGCGCGCTCGCTGGGTCCGGACGGCCCGCGACAGCACCCGAGCGACGGGGTCCTCGACGTCGAGTCGGTCGAGGATACTCGCGCCGTCGTTCGTGACGACGACGGTGCCGTCGGAACCGACGAGCATCTTGTCGCGGCCGTTCGGCCCGAACGTCGACCGGACGGTGCCCGCCAGCGCCCGCGCGGATTCGGCCGGTGTCGGTACCTCTCCGTCTCGCCCGTCCCCGGTCTCCGCCAGAGGCGGCCGCGCTACGTCCGACATCGGAGCGCCGGACGGAGACGGTTCGGGGTCGCGCCCGCGTTCGCGTCCGGAGTTGCCGCTCGCATCCGTCGGGTCACCCGAGCGGGTCGTCCGTGACGACCAGGTCGCCGCGGTCGGTCTTCGACTCCTCCAGTCCGCCCGGCGAGACGTCGAACTCGAAGACGCCCTTCGGGAGCGCGAGCGTCGAACACGCGTTCGGCACGTCGACGACGCCGCTCTGCCGCCCCTCGACGGGCACCGTCCCGAGCAGGTGGTAGGCCTGCTGGCCCGTGTAGCCGAACTTCTTCAGGTAGTCGATGGCCTGCAGGCAGGCGCGACGGTAGGCGACGTGCGAGTCGATGTAGTGCTGCTCGCCGTCCTCGGTGACCGAGTAGCCGCAGAAGGTCACGTAGTCCTCGAAATGCGGGCCGCGGTGGCCGGGTTCGAAGATGGGGTGGTCGACGCCGTGCGCCTCCATGCCGCCCTTCACGAGGTCGAACTCCACGTCGACGTAGCCCGGCATCTCGATGGCGCCGCAGAACGTTATCTCGCCGTCGCCCTGCGAGGCGTGGAAGTCGCCGACGCCGAACTTCGCCCCCTCGACGTAGACGGGGAAGTACACCGTCGACCCGATGGAGAGGTCCTTGATGTCGTGATTGCCGCCGTGTTCGCGCGGCGGCACCGTCCGCGCGGCCGTCTCGGCCGCCTCCTCGGCCGCCTCGGG
This region includes:
- a CDS encoding acyl-CoA thioesterase — translated: MIDVEETYIENRVLVHPNDTNNYDMAHGGNVMKWMDEVGAMSAMRFAGETCVTARMESVNFHRPIPRGDAALIESYVYEAGQTSVKVRLRVFREDPLTGDTELTTESYFVYVAVDEDGDPTEVPELETNTEYGRELVETALEGEKESNGHDE
- a CDS encoding TCP-1/cpn60 chaperonin family protein; the encoded protein is MSDVARPPLAETGDGRDGEVPTPAESARALAGTVRSTFGPNGRDKMLVGSDGTVVVTNDGASILDRLDVEDPVARVLSRAVRTQRARVGDGATGTLLLVDELLSAASSLVADGYHPTTVVEGYALAATRARERLPAYELPVEEGDEERLRSVAKTAVTGRWDDAAAERFAGLAVSGLRAVGFDDARLDLCAYPGGELRESTLLDGVLVDTDTSSTGVEDGAVEGPRTLADARVAMLDAELAVETPRGAGSLGLDGPEELDALREHERSVRADAVRAVSGSGADALFCQKSVDGAVRSELARAGVLVVERTRRDEFDALARATDADPTMAVADLSPERLGRAGEVRRRTVGTADTLVVTGGRGESRATLLLRGGTPHVAEETERIVEDCRTLVRRALRDEGVLPGGGAAATALARDLGAWSEGVGGREAAAVEAFADSLEAIPRQLATNAGLDPVDSLVELRTRHSEGDSTVGIGRSGALREMVEAGVLEPSAVLDRTLTTAFEAVSAVLRVDDVLAVDAADAPGSDEGGPGGSGNGAPRRSRATGGYPWAIGH
- a CDS encoding glutathione S-transferase N-terminal domain-containing protein; translated protein: MSITLYALDGCPYCEKVHDALEEEGVEYETEWVGALHSERDEVKRVSGQRAVPVLIDHDRGVTMGESENILQYVEKTLAA
- a CDS encoding DICT sensory domain-containing protein → MTGPLSTLVEEVEASSQTLSIVNYGGSEAATDRIVSYFEPQHVAVRDGVSAPSLPADFAVLHDGDSFVAAAAVADIDCHLSGESYLEDGGFGFAERPAILRHVDDRTFTSYDRRRMTLASREIESYAYHAGGGEIHAGFQRFSILRPQTRIYERIDEAGVDVHAYGAPDANAPEPVVAHPSEDAEILGSWFVVYEGDGPGDARALVAVETDAGAGEFSGFWTYETETVETVLERLRAEYPATTDAPAPTGD
- the ddh gene encoding D-2-hydroxyacid dehydrogenase; translated protein: MPLTIGIHPSVARIVPPERLESELTDAAPEATVRVLDGHGDGRGGRDVTVDPASVGDSIDVVASFGFEEWFLDAGLEWVHVVRAGHDEFPVEALRDRGIALTNSSGIHGAPVGETVLGYMLQFAHGLHRYRDDQLDREWNPRPWGESFTLEGERVCVVGLGTLGRGIARRADAIGMSVTGVRRTPAPVDHVAERYSPENLREAVSDARFVVLAVPLNPATEGLFGAEELAAMREDAYLVNVARGPVADQSAVVDALKSESIAGAALDVTDPEPLPQESPLWGMENVVVTPHASAADEAFPERVADIVGENVRRLESGESLANQVV